AACAACAAGATTTCTCGACTCAAATACAAAACCTTAAAGATGAAGTATATAGGCTAAAAACGGCATCGACCAACCAGCCTGATATAAAAACAGAAAATCCAATTCCTGTTTCACCTACAGCCCAAGCTACAAAAGAAAGTATCAAAGAACAATCCTCTTCGGTTAAGCCAGAGGCAGTGCAACCAGCATTAGTAAAAGAAGAACAGCCTGTTATTGCCAAAATAAATAAACCCAAAAAGAAATCTAACCTTGAAAAATTTATTGGAGAAAACTTAATCAATAAAATAGGTATTGTGATTATTATCATTGGTGTTGCTATTGGAGCAAAGTATACCATAGAAAATGATCTAATAGGACCATTAACCAGAATTATACTTGGGTATTTAACAGGATTAGGGCTTTTAGGAATTGGGATGAAACTAAAGAAAAAATATGAAAACTTTAGTGCCGTATTGGTTAGTGGTGCCATGGCTATTTTATATTTTATTACCTTTTTAGCATACGACTTATACGGCTTGATTCCGCAGACTTTGACATTTATTCTTATGCTATTATTTACGGCATTTTCCGTTTTTGCAGCAATACAATATAATAAGCAAATTATAGCTCATATAGGACTCGTAGGAGCCTATGCAGTTCCTTTTTTATTAAGTGACGGATCGGGTAGAGTAGTAATTCTGTTTAGTTATATGGCGATTATTAATATAGGTATTCTCATTATTGCCATCAAAAAATACTGGAAACCCCTTTACTTTTCGTCCTTTTTACTTACCTGGATCATTTTTATGTCATGGTATGGCGATAAATACACAATAGAAGAACATTTTACCCTTGGTTTTATATTTCTTACTGTCTTTTTTATCACATTCTATCTTATGTTTTTGGTGTACAAACTCAGAAAAAAAGAAAGCTTTAAAACCATTGATGTAATTCTACAATTATCTAATTCATTTATCTTTTATGGTATTGGATTTTCGATGTTAAACAATCACGAATACGGTAAGGATTTATTAGGTGTATTTACATTGGCGAATGCAGTAATTCATTTTGTAGTAAGTGTTATTGTGTATAGATTAAAACTAGCTGATCGCAACCTGTTTTATTTTGTATCTGGTATGGTTTTGATTTTTATTACGATTGCATTTCCTGTACAACTAGATGGAAATTGGGTTACATTACTATGGGCAGGAGAAGCAGCATTGCTATTTTGGATTGGGAGAACCAAAAAAGTACCGATATACGAAATTCTCTCATATCCGCTGTGGGCCTTAACTTTTTTTAGCCTTTTGCATGATTGGGTCGTGGTATATTATAGATATAGCCCAACACTACCAGAAACCAGGCTAATGCCAGTGTTTAATATTTATCTTATGACATCAATATTGTGTATTGTGTCTTTTGCATTTATCTATATCACACATCGTAAAGAGAAACTATCTTTCCCCTGGCCAAAGCAACCTTGGTTGTATACAATGCTTACCATAGGTTTAGCATTACTATTGGTATGTACTACCTACTTTACATTTTGGATAGAGATAGATAGTTATTGGAATCAGGTTTATCAAGATCTAGATCACCATTACATTTCCCAAAATATCGATAGTACAGAACAATATACAGTATTATCAGATACCAGAAATTTTGGAGCTATTTGGCTTATTAATTATAGTATGTTGTTTCTGGTTATTTTGTCTTTTGTGAATATCAAAAAAATTAAAAATAATGTTTTGGGGTATATCACTCTTAGTTTTATGTTGTTAGCTCTTTTTGTGTTTTTAACCAGAGGATTGTACTTGCTAAGCGAGTTTAGAGACAGTTATTTAGAATTAAAAGGAACAGAATTTAGTGCAGCAGCTTTTTCTCATATAGGTATACGATATATTTCTTTTGTATTTGCAGCAGGTTTGCTATTTACTTTTTATAAGTATGTACGGCAAAAATTTCTGGGTAGAACCTTTAAGATTGCTTTTGAAATTATACTACATTGTACATTAATCTGGATAGTGAGTAGCGAATTAATACATTGGTTAGACTTGTCGGGGTATACAGAAACATATAAGCTTGGATTAAGTATCTTATGGGGTGTTTATGCGTTATTGCTCATTGTTTTAGGAATATGGAAGCGAAAGAAGTATTTACGTGTCTTAGCAATTATAGTATTCGGAATTACACTTATAAAGTTATTCTTCTATGATATTTCACATATGGAAACTATTGCCAAAACTATTGTATTCTTAGCTTTAGGAGTGCTTCTTTTGATTATTTCATTTTTATACAATAAATACAAACATATTATTGCAGATGAAACCAATAGCAACAAACCTTAAAAATTTCTTTATAAAGGATATGTTTAAAACCTGTAAAGAGGGAGTATCATAATTATATGTGTTCTTAATTCTAGATAATTAAAAAGGTGTAAACTCATGAAAAAGAAAATTATAAAATTCCTGGTGCTATTGATTAGCTTTGGGACTTATGCCCAGATGGACCAATATGCATATAGAAGTATGTTGCCAGAGATAACAGATACCTGGCATGCTATTAGTCTACCCGATGAAATATTTAGTAAAGTTTCACCAAATCTATCTGATATTAGAGTTTTTGGAATCACAAACAAGAAAGATACCATAGAAGCTCCTTACCTTTTAAGATTAAAAACCGAAAAAAAGTCCTTTACTAAAATACCTTTTACCATCTTAAATACCTCGTTTAATGAGAAAGGAACATATATTACATTAGAAATCCCAACTAAACAACCAATCAATCAGATTCATTTAGACTTTGAGCAATCTAATTTTGATTGGTTAATTACCTTAGAAGGAACTCAGGACCGTAAAGAATGGTATACCATAAAAGACGACTATCGTATACTTTCTATAAAAAATGAACTTACAGATTATCAATTCACTACAGTACGATTTCCTAATGCGCAGTACCACTATTTCAGGATACTGATAAAAAGTACTAAAAAACCAGTTTTACAATCGGCTAATGTAACCAGATATGAAGTTAAAAAGGCAAATTACAAGGAGTATGATATAGAAAAACTAAATATTAAGAATCCTAAGGGTACCAAAAAAACGATTATCGATGTAAGTCTTAAAACTCCAGTTCCTGTAAGTTATATTGGTGTCGAAGTACAAGAAACTTTTGATTACTATCGTCCTATATCTATTCGATATGTAACAGATAGTATACAGACTCAGCAGGGCAGTTGGAAACCCAGGTATAGAGAACTTAGTTCTGGAGTACTTAATTCTATAGAAGATAATGTATTTACCAATACGAGTACAATTGCTCAGAAATTTAGAATAGTGATTGATAATCATGACAATCAACCTTTAAAAATTAATAAAGTCATCGTTAAAGGATATCAACACGAACTTGTTACGCGTTTTACAAATCCGGGAACGTATTATTTGGTTTATGGAAATGATAAAATGAAAAAACCTTCATATGATCTTAATTATGTATCTGCCAAGATCCCAGATGAGATGACAACACTATCACCAGAAACACAGTCGACTATTGGTCACGAAGAATCTTCTGTAACAAAGCCTTTATTTGCTAATAAAATCTGGTTATGGGGTATAATGGGTATTGTGATCCTGTTGTTAGGAGGATTTACATTATCTATGATGAAGAAAAAATAAAAAGCATATTTTTTTATGAATAGGAAGAAGTTTTTTCAGCCAGAATGAAAAGAAAA
The sequence above is a segment of the Aquimarina spinulae genome. Coding sequences within it:
- a CDS encoding DUF2339 domain-containing protein, with translation MGNNQDQIHQLLEKLEILLKKQQDFSTQIQNLKDEVYRLKTASTNQPDIKTENPIPVSPTAQATKESIKEQSSSVKPEAVQPALVKEEQPVIAKINKPKKKSNLEKFIGENLINKIGIVIIIIGVAIGAKYTIENDLIGPLTRIILGYLTGLGLLGIGMKLKKKYENFSAVLVSGAMAILYFITFLAYDLYGLIPQTLTFILMLLFTAFSVFAAIQYNKQIIAHIGLVGAYAVPFLLSDGSGRVVILFSYMAIINIGILIIAIKKYWKPLYFSSFLLTWIIFMSWYGDKYTIEEHFTLGFIFLTVFFITFYLMFLVYKLRKKESFKTIDVILQLSNSFIFYGIGFSMLNNHEYGKDLLGVFTLANAVIHFVVSVIVYRLKLADRNLFYFVSGMVLIFITIAFPVQLDGNWVTLLWAGEAALLFWIGRTKKVPIYEILSYPLWALTFFSLLHDWVVVYYRYSPTLPETRLMPVFNIYLMTSILCIVSFAFIYITHRKEKLSFPWPKQPWLYTMLTIGLALLLVCTTYFTFWIEIDSYWNQVYQDLDHHYISQNIDSTEQYTVLSDTRNFGAIWLINYSMLFLVILSFVNIKKIKNNVLGYITLSFMLLALFVFLTRGLYLLSEFRDSYLELKGTEFSAAAFSHIGIRYISFVFAAGLLFTFYKYVRQKFLGRTFKIAFEIILHCTLIWIVSSELIHWLDLSGYTETYKLGLSILWGVYALLLIVLGIWKRKKYLRVLAIIVFGITLIKLFFYDISHMETIAKTIVFLALGVLLLIISFLYNKYKHIIADETNSNKP
- a CDS encoding DUF3999 family protein, producing the protein MKKKIIKFLVLLISFGTYAQMDQYAYRSMLPEITDTWHAISLPDEIFSKVSPNLSDIRVFGITNKKDTIEAPYLLRLKTEKKSFTKIPFTILNTSFNEKGTYITLEIPTKQPINQIHLDFEQSNFDWLITLEGTQDRKEWYTIKDDYRILSIKNELTDYQFTTVRFPNAQYHYFRILIKSTKKPVLQSANVTRYEVKKANYKEYDIEKLNIKNPKGTKKTIIDVSLKTPVPVSYIGVEVQETFDYYRPISIRYVTDSIQTQQGSWKPRYRELSSGVLNSIEDNVFTNTSTIAQKFRIVIDNHDNQPLKINKVIVKGYQHELVTRFTNPGTYYLVYGNDKMKKPSYDLNYVSAKIPDEMTTLSPETQSTIGHEESSVTKPLFANKIWLWGIMGIVILLLGGFTLSMMKKK